The Terriglobia bacterium genomic sequence CTCGGCGACATCATGGCGGCCTATCACCACAATCCCGCCCTCGTGAACTTACTGCTGGACCCCGCGTTCCGCGAGGCGGTCGAAAGTCGTCAGGACGCTTGGCGTTTCGTAGTGCAGACGGCGGTCGGCATGGGTCTACCCGTCTTGGCGATGAGTGCCTCCCTGGCGTATTTCGACGCCTATCGCAGTGCCCGCTTGCCGGCCAATCTAACCCAGGCCCAGCGCGATTATTTCGGGGCCCACACCTACCGTCGCATTGACAAGGATGGGGTGTTCCACACCGAATGGACATCAACAACACAGGTGCAGACGAATTGACTTGCGGTCCTGTCCCTCGGAACGGAGTCCTTGTCCTGAATTAATGCGGAATCCAGAAAGGATGGCAGGTCAATGGCGAGTGAACATTCAGCGGTCGCGGAGGAGCCGGTGACGACACCGGCGGCTGTGGCGGCCTCCGGCCATTTCCGGTGGGCCATCTGCGCTTTATTGTTTTTTGCCGCCACCGTCAATTATGTTGACCGCCAGGTCATCGGCCTGTTGAAGCCCACCTTGCAGGCCCAGATGCATTGGAGCGAAATCGATTACAGCAACATCATCTTCATGTTTCAGCTGGCCTACGCGGCGGGTCTCCTGGTAGTGGGTCGCGTCATGGACTGGCTGGGCACGCGCAAGGGCTTTTCACTGGCGGTCTTCCTGTGGAGCCTTGCCGCGATGGCCCACGCCCTGGCGAGTTCGGTGTTCGGTTTTGGCGCCGCGCGCTTCGCACTGGGGATCGGTGAGTCGGGAAGCTTCCCGGCCTCCATCAAGACCGTCGCCGAGTGGTTTCCGAAAAAAGAACGGGCGCTGGCAACCGGCATTTTCAACTCCGGCACCAATGTCGGCGCCATCGTGACCCCGCTCGTCATCCCCTGGCTCACCTACAGGTATGGATGGCAGGGGGCATTTATTGCCACCGGGGCGCTCGGCTTCGTGTGGCTCATTCTCTGGATCGCCTTCTACCACCATCCCGATGAACACCGGGGCGTGACGGCGGCTGAGTTGGCCTATATCCGTAGCGATCCCGCCGAAAAGACAACTCCCATCCGATGGAAGCGGCTCGTTTCTCACCGCCAGATGTGGGCGTTTGCCATCGGCAAGTTTCTGACGGACCCGATCTGGTGGCTTTACCTTTTCTGGGTCCCGGATTTTCTTAATAGAAACTTTAAGGTCAACTTGCTGGGGATGATCGTGCCGCTTCTGGTAATCTATAACGCCGCGACCATCGGCAGTATCTTTGGCGGCTGGCTCTCGGGGGCATTGATCAAGCGAGGTTGGACTCTCAATGCGGGTCGAAAAACGGCCATGCTGGTGTGTGCGCTTGCGGTGGTGCCCATCGTGTTCGCTTCTCGGACTCCCAACCTGTATGTAGCCGTCGCGCTCGTCAGCCTCGCGGCGGCGGCTCATCAGGGATGGTCCGCAAATATCTTCACGATCGCCTCCGACATGTTCCCGCGTCGCGCCATCGGCTCGGTGGTGGGCTTTGGAGGCATGGCCGGGGCGGTGGGCGGCATGTTGATCGCAAAAATCGTCGGCTACGTGCTCCAATGGACCGGGTCTTATCTCCCCGTCTTCATCATCGCGGGATCGGCCTATCTGGTGGCTCTCCTGGTCATCCAACTCCTGGCCCCGCGACTGGCGCCGGCTTCAATGGAGGCCGAGTAGGACCATTACTTTTGTTCAACTCTCAAAAATGAGTAAACCGTCCCAGGGAAGCACCTCTTTCCAGCGGCCGGTCACCTCCTGTACAAGGACAAAACCATGTTGAAACTCAAATCGAAATCAGATTGCCGGTGGGATCTGGTCAGTCTGGGAGAGGTTATGCTCCGGCTGGATCCCGGGGACGGCCGCGTTCACACCACCCGAAGTTTTCGCGTGTGGGAAGGCGGCGGTGAATATAATGTGGCCCGCGGGCTGAAGCGCTGCTTCGGCCTCGATACAGCGCTCGTTTCGGCGTTCGCCGACAACCCGGTAGGACACCTGATCGAGGACTTCATTTTCCAGGGCGGCGTCGACCAGTCCCACGTTAGGTGGGTACCCTATGATGGCGTCGGACGATCGGTGCGAAACGGGCTTAACTTCACCGAGCGAGGATTCGGCGTCCGCGCTGCCGTGGGCTGTCCGGACCGGGGCCACACCGCGATTTCGCAAGCCAAGCCCGGCGATTACGACTGGGACCAGATCTTCGGTCGTGAAGGGGCCCGATGGTTCCACACCGGCGGCATCTTTGCCGCCTTGTCGGAAACCACACCGCTTGTCGCCCGCGAAGCCATGCAGGCGGCAAAGCGCCACGGCGTCATCGTGTCCTACGACCTGAACTATCGCGAGTCGCTCTGGAAGGCGATCGGTGGAAAGAAGCACGCGCAGGAGGTCAACCGCGAGCTCGCTTCTTATGTCGATGTGATGCTCGGGAATGAGGAAGACTTCACCGCGGCTTTGGGCTTTGAAGTGGAGGGCGTGGATGCCAACCTGTCAAAGCTGGACCCGGAAAACTTTCGGCGTATGATCGAACGGGTGGTCGCGAAATACCCGGACCTGAAGGTCGTGGCCACCACGCTGCGCAACGCCCGCACGGCATCGGTCAACGACTGGGGAGCCGTCTGCTATTGCGATGGAAAGCTGCATCGCGCCACCAGCCGGGAAAATCTTGAGATTTACGACCGGGTTGGAGGGGGCGATTCGTTTGCCTCAGGCCTGATATATGGATTTCTCGCGGGCCGTGACCCGCAGTGGGCCGTCGAGTGTGGAGCGGCACACGGCGCGCTCGCCATGACCACGCCGGGCGACACCACGATGGTAACGCTGGCGGAAGTCGAAAAGGTCATGAAAGGGATCAGCGCTCGCGTTGCCCGCTGAATGCTCTGGTAGCCCCGCCGAGTGTTCTTTGCGACGGCGGGGGCTTTTGGTTGGATGGGCGGCCCTTATTCATCTTTCGAGGCAACGAAATGCCCCCGCCACAAATCCGCCTCGGCGGAGTGGCGGGGCTGCCAAGACTTTCCTCGCCGGACAAAACAGTAACCGCGATTCTTTGTACCTTCCCTGGTGCCTGCCATGAGAATTTTAGCCGACAAGAACATCCCCTTTGTAACCGAGGCATTCCGCGACCTCGGCGAAGTCACCGCACTGGAGACGCCCCTCATCACGAACCAGCGAGTTCGCGGGGCGGACATCCTGATTGTCCGCAGTGAAATCCCTGTGAACGAAAAGCTGCTTCACGGAACTCCGGTTCGGTTCGTGGGCTCGGCCACCGCCGGGACCGACCATATTGACACCGACTATCTCCGTGCCAGCAAGATCACGTTTGCCAACGCCGCGGGCTGCAACGCCAACTCGGTCAAGGAATATGTGGTTGCCGCGCTGCTCGCTTATGCGTCAAGGAATAGTCTGTCGCTTCGGGGCAAAACCTTGGGCGTAGTCGGCGTGGGCAACGTCGGAAGCAAGGTGGTCAAGGCGGCCGAGGCCCTGCGGATGACTGTGCTTCAGAACGATCCCCCGCTGGCTCGAATCACCGGCGATTCGCGGTTCGTTCCCATGGACGCCATTCTGGACGCCGATTTCATTACCTTGCATGTACCTTTGACCCGTGACGGCCCCGATCCCACCTATCATTTGTTCGACGAAGCGCAGTTCGGTCGAATGAAGCAGGGTGCGGTGCTGCTCAACACCTCCCGCGGCCCCGTGGTGTCCACCACGGCCCTGAAAAGTGCCTTCCGGGCGGGCCGTTTGTCGGCGGCGCTACTCGACGTCTGGGAAAATGAGCCTGGCCTTGATATCGAGGCCCTTCTCCTGGCTGCGATCGGAACGGCCCATGTGGCCGGCTATTCCATGGATGGGAAAATGGCGGCGGTTCGTATGGTGCGGGAGGCCGTGTGCCGGCACCTCGGAGTCTCATCTGCCTGGGACCCGGCGCTGTATCTCCGCTCGCCTGAACCGTCGCACATCGAACTGAACACCGCCCAGCTTGCCGATGAAACCGCTCTCCATCGAATCGTGCGGCGTGCCTATAACGTTGAGGAGGACGACGTGCGCCTGCGTGTCATCCTGTCGCTTCCCCCGCAAGCACAGGCGACGCACTTCACTCGTCTGCGGACCGGATATCCCTACCGCCGCGAGTTCTCCAGCTTCACGGTCGATTTGCCTCCGGAATATTCGAGGCTGGAATCGACCCTGTCGAGCCTCAGTTTCCCCTGCAGCACGGCGAGAAGCGGGCGTCAGCGGTTTCCAGCTCAAGCCGGGGGAGTCAAAGTGGCTCCACCCGCCATGTCGGGAAAGACATAAATACCTGAAAGGATCTCCTATGGCTTTCATCCACGAAGACTTTCTACTGCACAGCGAGAGTGCCCGGCGTTTGTACCACAAGTACGCGGCCGAGGAACCGATCTTTGATTACCACTGCCATCTCCCCGCCATGGACATTGCGGAGAATCGGGTGTTCAAGGATCTGTTCGAGATCTGGTTGGAAGGCGACCACTACAAGTGGCGGGCCATGCGTGCTAACGGCGTGCCGGAAAGCTATTGTACCGGCAAGGAGCCGCCCTTCGAGAAATTCATGGCCTGGGCCCGCACCGTACCCCAGACGCTCCGCAATCCGCTCTATCACTGGACGCACCTGGAGTTGAAACGATATTTTGGAATCGATGAAATGCTGGACGAGCACAGCGCTCCCCGCATCTGGGAACGCGCCAACGCCCTTCTGGCTACCGGCCCCCTGCATGCTCAGGGAATTCTTAAGAAGTTCCACGTAAAAGCGCTGTGCACAACGGACGATCCAACCGACGATCTCGAGCCTCATAAGAAGATGGCCGCGTCATCCCTCGAAACACGGGTCTTCCCCGCGTTCCGTCCCGATAAGGCATTCAACATCCGCCAGCCGGGGGAGTTCAACGCATGGGTCGACCGGCTGGAGAGTGTCAGCAATGTGCATATCGCGCGTTTCAGCGATTTTCTGTCGGCATTGCGCCAGCGACATGACTACTTCCATCAAATGGGCAGCCGGCTCTCGGACCATGGCCTGTCCACCTGTTACGCCGATTTCCCCTCCGAGCACACCGCGACGGAACTGTTCACCAAGGCCCGAAACGGCCAGGCGGCCTCACCGCTGGAACAGTCGCAATTCGCCTCCTTCATGATGGTGTATTTCGGGCACCTCGATGCCGAGAAAGGCTGGACCAAGCAACTGCACCTGGGCGCGCGCCGCAACTGCAATACCCGCCGCATGAACGAACTTGGCCCTGACACCGGATTTGATTCCATCGGGGACTGGCCGCAGGCCGAGTCCCTGGGCGCCTATCTCGATCGTCTGAACCAGGAGAATGCCCTGCCAAAAACCATCGTTTACAACAACAACCCCGCCGATAACTACGTGTTTGCCACGATGATCGGCAATTTTCAGGATGGATCAATCGCCGGCAAGATCCAGTTCGGGAGTGGCTGGTGGTTTCTCGACCAGAAGGAAGGCATCGAGTGGCAGATTAATGCCCTGTCGAATGTCGGGCTGCTCTCCCGCTTTGTTGGAATGATTACCGACTCCCGCTCCTTCATGTCCTATCCCCGGCACGAGTACTTTCGCCGTGTCCTGTGCAACCTGCTGGGCGCCGACATGGAGAAGGGTGAGTTGCCGGATGACGAAGCGATGATCGGACAGATGGTGCAGAGCATCTGCTATGGCAATGCACAGCAGTTTTTGGGTCTCCCGATGGAGGAGCGGTCCACGACCCATCCGGTATTTGCAGTCCGGGCGCAGTGAAGCATGGAACGCATGGAGTTTCTGCTCTAGAAGATTTCACCGGGACTCTGAAGTCGAAGGTTATGAAGTGAGTCGGGGGGAAGACTCGATTCCCGCTCCGGACAGACATCCGCACGGCGGAACGAAGTTGCCTCCGATCTTGTGCCCAGAAGGGCGGCCCGCCCCGCTCGAAGCTCTCCGGAAAATCATCCAACGGTGGGACCGAATATCCCTAGCGGTGCAAGGCGTGTTCATCCCCCGCGTTTCAACTCCGAAGGATCGATTTGTTCAGTTTCCCCCCTCAATTTATGGGTAAGAGGAACGTGCCTGACGACGCGAAGGGAAAGCTATGAGGGCTGACCCGTCCAGGTGGGTAACCCCATCTGTGCAATCCCTCACGGGGGATCGCGGTGGCAGCTCCGGGCTCTTTACGTCCCGGAGTGCAGACAGAATAAGGAAAAGGGTCAGTTCAGGCCCGTAGGGCCCCCGCCGCGGCGGGTAGCCCCACCTGTCGAAGATCCGCTCTGGCAAGAGCTCCGTCCCGTGCTTTTTGCAGGAGAGTGAGGGTGGGCACAGAATGGAGAAAAGGACCCATGTTAGGTCCGGAGGACCGACAGAGTGGAAGCCCCACCTGAGCTCCGCGTTCTGTGCGGAGCGAGGGTGGGGACAGCATGAGAAAAATGATATGGCCTCAGGCCCGTCGGGCCGAAAGACTGTAGCCCCGTCTGAGCCTCGCGCTTTTTCCTTTTGCGGGGCGAGGGCGGGGTACCCATGAGAGAAAATGTGAGAGCCCCGCTTGCGGGGCGAAAGAGTTCTCCGGCGGGAGCTTAATACTTCCCTTCTATTCTCATCGACAGGAAAGATTCATAAAGAAGCGTCGGACGTCCTGAGGTGACCTCAGTTTATCCTGGTTCATACGAAACTAATTCCCTTCAACAATGCTGCCCTGATAATCAGATTAGAGCATCTTCATGCA encodes the following:
- a CDS encoding MFS transporter; this encodes MASEHSAVAEEPVTTPAAVAASGHFRWAICALLFFAATVNYVDRQVIGLLKPTLQAQMHWSEIDYSNIIFMFQLAYAAGLLVVGRVMDWLGTRKGFSLAVFLWSLAAMAHALASSVFGFGAARFALGIGESGSFPASIKTVAEWFPKKERALATGIFNSGTNVGAIVTPLVIPWLTYRYGWQGAFIATGALGFVWLILWIAFYHHPDEHRGVTAAELAYIRSDPAEKTTPIRWKRLVSHRQMWAFAIGKFLTDPIWWLYLFWVPDFLNRNFKVNLLGMIVPLLVIYNAATIGSIFGGWLSGALIKRGWTLNAGRKTAMLVCALAVVPIVFASRTPNLYVAVALVSLAAAAHQGWSANIFTIASDMFPRRAIGSVVGFGGMAGAVGGMLIAKIVGYVLQWTGSYLPVFIIAGSAYLVALLVIQLLAPRLAPASMEAE
- a CDS encoding 4-phosphoerythronate dehydrogenase, which gives rise to MRILADKNIPFVTEAFRDLGEVTALETPLITNQRVRGADILIVRSEIPVNEKLLHGTPVRFVGSATAGTDHIDTDYLRASKITFANAAGCNANSVKEYVVAALLAYASRNSLSLRGKTLGVVGVGNVGSKVVKAAEALRMTVLQNDPPLARITGDSRFVPMDAILDADFITLHVPLTRDGPDPTYHLFDEAQFGRMKQGAVLLNTSRGPVVSTTALKSAFRAGRLSAALLDVWENEPGLDIEALLLAAIGTAHVAGYSMDGKMAAVRMVREAVCRHLGVSSAWDPALYLRSPEPSHIELNTAQLADETALHRIVRRAYNVEEDDVRLRVILSLPPQAQATHFTRLRTGYPYRREFSSFTVDLPPEYSRLESTLSSLSFPCSTARSGRQRFPAQAGGVKVAPPAMSGKT
- the uxaC gene encoding glucuronate isomerase, giving the protein MAFIHEDFLLHSESARRLYHKYAAEEPIFDYHCHLPAMDIAENRVFKDLFEIWLEGDHYKWRAMRANGVPESYCTGKEPPFEKFMAWARTVPQTLRNPLYHWTHLELKRYFGIDEMLDEHSAPRIWERANALLATGPLHAQGILKKFHVKALCTTDDPTDDLEPHKKMAASSLETRVFPAFRPDKAFNIRQPGEFNAWVDRLESVSNVHIARFSDFLSALRQRHDYFHQMGSRLSDHGLSTCYADFPSEHTATELFTKARNGQAASPLEQSQFASFMMVYFGHLDAEKGWTKQLHLGARRNCNTRRMNELGPDTGFDSIGDWPQAESLGAYLDRLNQENALPKTIVYNNNPADNYVFATMIGNFQDGSIAGKIQFGSGWWFLDQKEGIEWQINALSNVGLLSRFVGMITDSRSFMSYPRHEYFRRVLCNLLGADMEKGELPDDEAMIGQMVQSICYGNAQQFLGLPMEERSTTHPVFAVRAQ
- a CDS encoding sugar kinase; translated protein: MLKLKSKSDCRWDLVSLGEVMLRLDPGDGRVHTTRSFRVWEGGGEYNVARGLKRCFGLDTALVSAFADNPVGHLIEDFIFQGGVDQSHVRWVPYDGVGRSVRNGLNFTERGFGVRAAVGCPDRGHTAISQAKPGDYDWDQIFGREGARWFHTGGIFAALSETTPLVAREAMQAAKRHGVIVSYDLNYRESLWKAIGGKKHAQEVNRELASYVDVMLGNEEDFTAALGFEVEGVDANLSKLDPENFRRMIERVVAKYPDLKVVATTLRNARTASVNDWGAVCYCDGKLHRATSRENLEIYDRVGGGDSFASGLIYGFLAGRDPQWAVECGAAHGALAMTTPGDTTMVTLAEVEKVMKGISARVAR